A genomic region of Ornithorhynchus anatinus isolate Pmale09 chromosome 7, mOrnAna1.pri.v4, whole genome shotgun sequence contains the following coding sequences:
- the LRIF1 gene encoding ligand-dependent nuclear receptor-interacting factor 1, with amino-acid sequence MAGAPGVVLKSTEDISGSAPQCIAGCMYQVVQTSGLDGKNLLKLLPISNSPGNPMPLVSSSVTTDSSKANLASPVHVTFQTQLNSLSTGPSIQFPVFQPVTAGKYILTRTLDPPENVRTTSAESKSLPSKVAAAANAPTPPGAADRLSLPQNAIVSPPSTQGDTTYMLVNPKNLPVMVKSPGLPSGHHLQIPAHAEVKSVPASSLPPAIQQKILAAAAPGPSGSTEAAKTPTVIYVSPVNTVKTVVSKCWQAICPKPSPPEASKAVILTGPPTPAKGAAPDVGAKASPPAQGTPMKWVVQRNPQCSSPCLVPVKSSNNVASKILKTLADMKNVQSTSAGILPLCSGGSAGSQSKITPIKDNALVMFNGKVYLLAKRGSEVLVPQVEPQSPPSSSSSPSSSSDIMSRKDPPQLADSSVSKITSEVVNIVLAKRNNSLATPQKDTKEGGEGQLDSESATEKKPRAGSTLLSTPRPHKVNTPIGQGEQGKTAALPREPSLPRGVGTDANAILERDGGSSKEKFSSPADPATVSSHRCTFTDQKPKIQGAMAPAPEGEAPAGREPKTCRKQEAELRKKFGLVRDLRVRLTRIPVFRDAEERKSPPGGLENHHSFQEAKFRVEPTGGKEEPNKKETVEQDLDKKRKAKVQKTTSAKRRKPGPDCPVSPNPHGNSPRPQRQPSGGARSAESREAGHPVTTSPVQETSSEPEACSPNNLPSSTWSPACALFEPDLPICQGAFTEDTFPSTPPELDETIRDEKIKRLKQLLREREAALEEMRKKMHQN; translated from the exons CATTGCAGGCTGCATGTACCAAGTAGTTCAGACGAGTGGCCTGGATGGAAAAAATCTTCTGAAATTGCTTCCAATCTCCAACTCTCCTGGAAACCCTATGCCACTAGTCTCCTCTTCAGTCACGACTGACTCCTCCAAAGCGAACCTGGCAAGCCCAGTTCATGTAACTTTTCAGACCCAGCTCAACAGCCTGTCCACCGGTCCATCAATCCAGTTCCCCGTCTTCCAGCCCGTCACTGCTGGAAAGTATATTCTCACGAGAACCTTGGACCCTCCAGAAAACGTGAGAACGACCTCGGCGGAGAGCAAGAGTTTGCCTTCAAAGGTGGCGGCGGCGGCTAATGCCCCGACTCCTCCTGGGGCAGCCGACAGACTCTCTTTACCGCAGAACGCCATCGTCTCTCCCCCGTCCACTCAGGGCGACACCACGTACATGTTGGTCAACCCCAAGAATCTCCCCGTAATGGTGAAGTCCCCCGGGTTGCCCTCCGGACACCATTTACAGATCCCGGCGCACGCCGAAGTTAAATCGGTCCCGGCTTCTTCTCTGCCCCCGGCCATCCAGCAGAAGATCCTCGCGGCAGCCGCGCCCGGACCGTCGGGCTCCACCGAGGCCGCTAAAACTCCCACCGTCATTTACGTGTCCCCGGTCAATACCGTGAAAACGGTGGTCTCCAAGTGCTGGCAGGCCATCTGTCCCAAGCCATCCCCACCGGAAGCGTCGAAGGCCGTGATCCTGACCGGGCCTCCGACCCCGGCCAAGGGTGCCGCTCCGGATGTCGGGGCCAAAGCGAGCCCACCGGCTCAGGGCACGCCGATGAAGTGGGTGGTGCAAAGAAACCCCCAGTGCTCCTCCCCCTGTCTCGTCCCGGTCAAGTCTTCCAACAACGTGGCCTCCAAGATCTTAAAAACTCTGGCAGACATGAAGAACGTGCAGAGTACTTCTGCTGGCATTTTACCGTTGTGTTCAGGCGGGTCTGCCGGGAGCCAGTCGAAAATCACCCCCATTAAGGATAATGCTTTGGTCATGTTCAATGGAAAGGTGTATCTCCTGGCTAAACGAGGGTCGGAAGTTCTGGTGCCTCAGGTTGAACCACAGagccccccctcctcttcctcctccccgtcctcctcttcAGACATTATGTCACGCAAGGACCCACCACAATTAGCAGATTCTAGTGTATCAAAAATAACCAGTGAAGTGGTCAACATCGTCTTGGCCAAAAGGAATAATAGCCTGGCCACTCCCCAGAAAGACACAAAGGAAGGTGGCGAGGGACAGCTTGATTCTGAATCAGCCACCGAGAAGAAACCGAGAGCGGGAAGTACGTTGCTTTCGACTCCCCGTCCACACAAGGTCAACACACCGATTGGCCAGGGAGAACAGGGCAAGACCGCAGCTCTGCCCAGAGAGCCGAGCTTACCACGTGGAGTCGGAACGGATGCGAACGCCATACTAGAGCGGGACGGTGGCTCTAGCAAGGAGAAATTCAGTTCCCCTGCCGACCCAGCAACAGTTTCATCACATCGTTGCACTTTTACTGATCAAAAGCCAAAG ATCCAGGGAGCGATGGCACCTGCCCCAGAAGGGGAGGCTCCAGCCGGAAGGGAGCCCAAAACCTGTCGGAAACAGGAGGCCGAGTTGAGGAAGAAGTTTGGCCTCGTTAGAGACTTGAGAGTGCGGCTGACCAGAATTCCTGTTTTccgtgacgcagaagagaggaaaagccCCCCGGGCGGTTTGGAAAACCATCATTCCTTCCAAGAGGCGAAGTTCAGAGTGGAGCCAACCGGCGGAAAAGAGGAACCAAACAAGAAG GAAACTGTGGAACAGGACTTAGATAAGAAAAGAAAAGCCAAAGTTCAAAAGACGACCAGTGCCAAAAGAAGGAAGCCTGGGCCGGATTGTCCCGTCAGTCCAAACCCACATGGCAACAGTCCCCGGCCTCAGAGACAGCCCAGTGGTGGAGCTCGTTCGGCCGAGTCACGAGAAGCCGGCCACCCGGTGACCACCAGCCCTGTGCAAGAGACCAGTAGCGAACCAGAGGCCTGTTCCCCAAACAACCTTCCCTCAAGCACGTGGAGTCCAGCCTGCGCATTGTTTGAACCCGATCTCCCCATTTGCCAAGGAGCTTTCACAGAAGACACTTTCCCCTCGACACCACCAGAACTGGACGAGACCATCAGGGATGAAAAAATCAAAAGACTGAAGCAgctgctgagggagagagaagccgcCCTGGAAGAAATGCGTAAAAAGATGCAtcagaattga